Sequence from the Erythrolamprus reginae isolate rEryReg1 chromosome Z, rEryReg1.hap1, whole genome shotgun sequence genome:
GGGTCAAGAAGGGCGAGCAACAGAACCGGGCTGCCCTCTTCGAAAATGTCCCGAAGGCCATCCAGATAGCCTTGCTAAGCACAGAAGCAGAGGAGGCCACGGAAGACCCTCTCCACCAGAAAGACGCTTTATAGCCTCTGTGAAACAGGAGAGGGTGGGTGAGGGATGTTGAGGGcggcaagggttttttttttacacagaacTGAACGTCATCCTTGCCCCATTGGGAGAGGACCACCAGTGGTTACAGTCCTCTTTTGGGTTCCTTGGGCACAGGAGAGACTGACTTTCTAGGGAACAAGAAGATGGGGACCCTTGAATTTTGGATTGGTGGGACACGATTCACTGATTATACTTGGATTCGGGTAGGGTTGATGTCACACTAATGGTGGCTGGTCCAAAGGGAGGGACTGGGGAGACCAATTTGCTTCTTCTGCAAGACCCGGAGCCCTTGGCACAGTAAAGACTGTCCAGGGGCCTCTTTTGTCACAAGAGTCCCTTCTGCTGAGGGAACAATCTGTGTCTTTAGATTTGGTCCGTATTGGAGAATCAGGTGTGCAATCATGTTTTGCATCTCTCTTCCTTGCTGCAATCAAGTAGTGGACATGGTTTCTTTTGCTGAACTGCTTGTTGTTGTCTGTTTTCAACCATTCCCCACCTTGCATTGTCCCAGCTACAATAAAAGAGGAAAGGAGACCACAGCTGCCTTGGAGTTCTTTTTCATAGCCTGATTTggaggaaaaattaataataatttctgcTGAAACAGGAGCCCTGCCAAACACGCTCATTTACTCCCTGGTGACCTGCCCCAGCTGCCAGAAATTCCCAAGCGCTGTGCCCAAAGTGGAGGGAGCAATGCAGCTGGAATATGGCATATCCTGGGAAAACAAGTTTAGGCCACAATGATGGAGTGGGTGGAACTGGGCTGGGATCAGGAAAGGTTTGCCCAAAACAAACATACCCAAGTTCATTGGAGTCTTAATTGacacagccgtattccaggcaaAGCTTCtaatgaaagaaatatttctctttgccCAGCCATGTTACATTATGTTGGCCAGGAGTGCACGGCCTAAAGCACCAGGCTTCCCAGAATCTTTCCAAAacttgaatgtatttatttatatcctgcctatCTTGTGCAACTCAAGGAAGCATAGATAACGCTCGCACTTCCTGTTTCTTTCACAAGAACCACACTAAAGTAGGTTGGGCTAAGAGTGTGTGAGCCACCCAAAGCCCCCTTTCCTGCCTGAGAGAAGATTAGAATTCAAGATTTCCTGATTTCTAGTCCAGCACTTTACAGGTAATCCTATATATTAAGGTTAGAGTTGATCTctcaatttatgttgctaagtgagaaatttgctaAGTGGGTTTTACcccgttttacaacttttcttgccatatttgttaactgaatcactgcaagGGTTAAATTAGTAAGTTGGTGGTTAGGTGAATGTGGATTCCCCAATCCACAAGGGGATTGTGTGACCTTGGGTTTgcattgcaattgtcataaatgtgagtcagatgCAAGCATCCTAATATAAATCacctgaccatggggatgctgcaatggtcgtaagtgcagaaaatggtcataaggtttttttttcagtgctgttgtaactttgtagGATccctgaatgaactgttgtatgtcaTGGGTACCTGTATACATCCTACACCAAACTGATAttctagtttcccccccccccctctaattaAATATGGGAACTAATCATATTGGAATgacttggtttggtttgattaAATCCTTAAAAGtgttcctcaacttacaaccattcatttatagACCATTCAAAGACTGAAAAGTGACTTTGGACtggtttcacacttatgaccgttgcaggaTCCTCATTTATGTGATCATAATTCAAATGCTTGCCAATTGGCATGTATTTTTAACAGCTGGAGCACCCCAGGGTCATGTGGTCACTGTAATTTTCCCAGCTGACTTCCAGCaagcaaaggagggagggagccaaAATTCATTTAACTGGCATGGAAGGACATAGAATGGGgctaaactcacttaacaactgccatgcTCAGCAATAGAAATTTTTGCCTCAGCTGTGGATGTAAATGGAGATTGACCTTTGGCCTTGATAATGCCGCTATTTTTATGCTAGGAAAAAGTATTGAACAGTAGACAATATTTTAACCACACTTTaatatcataaaatcatctgctttaTTATGCAACAGTTCCTGCTATGAGTATATGACCTTACCATCTCAGAAGAGGTTTTCTGTAAACCCTAGTTACATTTTCAAAAGCCTTTTTTTTAGAAATCCCTGTGCCTGCATGGTCTCTTGGTCTTTCAGGGACCCCTTTCTACAGAAGCCCTGGAAATAATGAAACAATCCTAGGACAGGAAATGTTTCTCTTGCACCCCAACCTTCCTGGTTTGCTTACTTCTTCTTGCCCTTGACAACCCCCTTGCTGGCAGCAGAACCTTTCTCCAGCTGCATCAGCTTGGCATTAAACTGGTCCTCTGTGACTTTTAGACGCTGGTCAATGGATACGCGCAGCTGAGTCAACTCCTGGTTGAGCTGTGAGGCGATGAAGTCCCTCAGGGCAGCTGTGGGGCCTATAAATGGGTGAAGCAGAGTGAACTGTAATTCAAACAAAGAGCCCTAGTGGTACACACTGcttagaatgcagaattgcaagctaattctgcagactgccaggagttcgatcctgacaggctcaaggttgactttctCTTCCATACTtataggtgggtaaaatgaggagccagattgttgggggcaatatgctgactttgtaaactacttaatttatttattggatttgtatgccgcccctcttaatGTACTATGATACAGtatataagtactattgctaataaGCAACCCAAGAGAAGCGCTGCCATCAGCCACTCAGGCTTCAGGTCCCGCACTGCCAAAATAATGTATTAGTTAGCATTTATAATTTATAAGATATATAACTTATTATCTCCCTCCTGAGGCTAAAATAGAATGGCTATTAATGGCAAAAGGGCAATCTGGGCAGCTGTGGGTTGTTCACCTCTGAAATCACTACACCCATACCAGCTTCAACCCCTGTGCTTTTTAAGGGCCCCACTTACTTTCTACAGGGGCCCGAGCTTCCTCAGCTTCCTCTTGCAAAGGAGACAGTCTTCCTTCTGTACCCTCAGCTACAGCTTCTGTAGAAAAGAGAAACAGACGAaatcttttggaagccctggaaGAAAAAGGGCGATCAGATAATGCTCTCCTTATTTTTAATCCCATTATTTGACATAATTGGTTGATGTAAGCTAACTCATTTTAAGTAAGCCAAGCTTGAAAGGGAGGGTTATTACGAAGTTTTGTTCCCTTCGATGTCCTTGAAAATTTTGCTCCTGAAATGAAGAAAGGTCACAATTGCAGCATACTCACCTTGCGCACCCAAGGTCCAAAATTCCATCCCAAGTGAACGGATCTCAAATTGATGGAGTTGAGAAAGAAACCATCTCAATCTGAAAGCCTCTTTCAGGAAGAAGAGAAGTCAAATCTAGACTGGCCAATGGCCTAAGAGCCCAGGTCATATCCCACAATGGGGATATGTATTAAGTGTttgtcaatcttggcaacttgaagacaggtggacttcaactcccagaaagctATGcctgctgggaaattctgggagttggtccatcAGTCTTCAAGTTTATCTTCTCTAGATAACAATGCCCAGTCGCTGAGTTGACTGAGAAGGATTGATAAACCAGGCACAGCTAGAGGGCATCAGACTGGGGAGGGGGTGAATGACTTAAGCCACTTTTTCAATCTGATTATCACTAGCTTTAGTCTCTCTTTGACCTGGGAGGAAGGTTTCCCATCCTGCTCCATTCCTTTTTTTCATCCTCCCAAGGGATCAATGTCCAGTAGACCTCAAAAGTGAATTACAAAAGAATCCCAGCCCACCTCCACACTCACCTTCCTCTGTGGGTTCCGGTTCAGGCATCCCAATGTAAGTGAATGAGATGTCCAGCCGCACCTATTGATTTAAAGCACAATCAGGGATATAAGCTTAGAGAGATGGACTTATATTTGGATTTCATCTGCTTTATCCTCTAAATTTGCGATGCTCTGTTCATAAAGATGCTGCTCCATTCCGTGGCAATGAAATTCTCGGGAGCAGCCATAACGATGTCAGAGTTTGTAACTGGGTTGTTTTCCTGAGGGTGTGCTCTTCTTTCCCATTCGAGGAAAATGACAAGAGAACATCGGCCCTTCCCTAGAACTGCCTGGACCAAAGGAAATCAGCCTTACCTGAGGTGTGAAAGCATATTTGTAAAGTTTGTAGTGACGGAAGTAAGTGTTAATCATGTAGTCAGTTAGGAGCACCAGCTGGTCCTGATTGAAGAGATCGATGCTGAAGGGGGGTctctgagaaagaaagagaaagaaggaaagccaTCATAGAACCATtgcaaggaaaaagagaggagacgaAGGGGAGCTTCACTGAAAGCCAACtaaaggtagtcctcgatttatgatcaTGAttcagccccaaatttctgttgaaacaatgaattttgccccattttacgactttccttgcaacagttgttaaatgaatcactgcagttgttaagctagtaacatgattgttaagcaaatctagcttcttccttgactttgtcagaaggtgatcacatgaccgaggtacaccacaactgtcataaagaggagtcagttgccaagcttctgaattttcaacccatgaccatagggatgctgcaatatttgtgtgtgtgtgaaaaatggtcataaatcattttttcagtgccgttcaaatggtcactaaacgaactgttgtaaattgaggactacttttaTGTGGATAAGCAACATAAGGCCACTTTTGGCCTTCCTGGCATTCATACACTCACCCGAATGGAGTGGCAGAATATCAGTTCTGAGAAATATTTATAGCATTCCTCCACATTGGGCAGCGGTGTTTCTGCACAAGAATAACATGGTAGGAGTAAGCAAAAGGTCCTCTTtagcctctttcctttcctccccatcCTTCTT
This genomic interval carries:
- the CFAP119 gene encoding cilia- and flagella-associated protein 119 — translated: MGPECLQPPKPHKAKICMWKYLDVHSMDLINDAGTTDELKRLLSDLFDLKDCESNPRSAILLDLYFYTIQFSREQSFNREQTAAFFSIVKDVHEACVETPLPNVEECYKYFSELIFCHSIRRPPFSIDLFNQDQLVLLTDYMINTYFRHYKLYKYAFTPQVRLDISFTYIGMPEPEPTEEEAVAEGTEGRLSPLQEEAEEARAPVESPTAALRDFIASQLNQELTQLRVSIDQRLKVTEDQFNAKLMQLEKGSAASKGVVKGKKK